A genomic region of Zalophus californianus isolate mZalCal1 chromosome 11, mZalCal1.pri.v2, whole genome shotgun sequence contains the following coding sequences:
- the DUSP8 gene encoding dual specificity protein phosphatase 8 isoform X1 — protein MAGDRLPRKVMDARKLASLLRGGPGGPLVIDSRSFVEYSSGHVLSSVNICCSKLVKRRLQQGKVTIAELIQPAVRGQVEAAEPQDVVVYDQSTRDASVLAADSFLSILLSKLDGCFDSVAILTGGFATFSSCFPGLCEGKPAALLPMSLSQPCLPVPSVGLTRILPHLYLGSQKDVLNKDLMTQNGISYVLNASNSCPKPDFICESRFMRIPINDNYCEKLLPWLDKSIEFIDKAKLSSCQVIVHCLAGISRSATIAIAYIMKTMGMSSDDAYRFVKDRRPSISPNFNFLGQLLEYERSLKLLAALQGDGAPHPGTPEPLPGPAAPLPPLPPPTSESAATGSAAASAAREGAPAAGGELPAPSAAPATSALQQGLRGLHLSSDRLQDTNRLKRSFSLDIKSAYAPSRRPDDPGPPDPGEAPKLCKLDSPSGGALGLPSPGPDSPDVAPETRPRLRRRPRPPAGSPARSPAHGLGLNFGDASRQTPRLGLSALSAPGLPGPGQPVGPGSWAPPLDSPGTPSPDGPWCFSPEGAQGAGGARFAPFGRAGAQGAGGGDLRRRETARAEARDARTGWPDETAAPETQFKRRSCQMEFEEGMVEGRARGEELAALGKQASFSGSVEVIEVS, from the exons ATGGCTGGGGACCGGCTCCCTCGGAAAGTGATGGATGCCAGGAAGCTGGCCAGCCTGCTGCGGGGCGGACCTGGGGGACCGCTGGTCATCGACAGCCGCTCTTTCGTGGAGTACAGCAGTGGGCACGTGCTCAGCTCCGTCAACATCTGCTGCTCCAAGCTGGTGAAGCGGCGGCTGCAGCAGGGCAAGGTGACCATCGCCGAGCTCATCCAGCCAGCCGTGCGCGGCCAG GTGGAGGCTGCAGAGCCGCAGGACGTGGTAGTCTATGACCAGAGCACACGGGACGCCAGCGTGCTGGCTGCGGACAGCTTCCTCTCCATCCTGCTCAGCAAGCTGGACGGCTGCTTCGACAGCGTGGCCATCCTCACGG ggGGCTTTGCCaccttctcctcctgcttccctGGCCTCTGTGAGGGTAAGCCTGCTGCCCTGCTACCCATGagcctctcccagccctgcctgcctgtgcccagtgtgggcctGACCCGCATCCTGCCTCACCTCTACCTGGGCTCTCAGAAAGATGTCCTGAACAAG GACCTGATGACCCAGAACGGAATAAGCTACGTCCTCAACGCCAGCAACTCTTGCCCCAAGCCGGACTTCATCTGTGAGAGCCGCTTCATGCGCATTCCCATCAACGACAACTACTGCGAGAAGCTGCTGCCTTGGCTGGACAAGTCCATCGAGTTCATCG ATAAAGCTAAGCTGTCCAGCTGCCAAGTCATTGTCCACTGTCTGGCTGGCATCTCCCGCTCAGCCACCATCGCCATCGCTTACATCATGAAGACCATGGGCATGTCCTCCGATGACGCCTACAG gtTCGTGAAGGACCGGCGCCCATCCATTTCGCCCAACTTCAACTTCCTGGGCCAGCTGCTGGAGTATGAGCGCAGCCTGAAGCTGCTGGCTGCCCTGCAGGGTGACGGGGCGCCCCACCCAGGGACGCCCGAGCCCCTCCCGGGCCCTGCCGCCCCACTGCCACCGCTGCCACCACCTACCTCAGAGAGCGCTGCCACCGGGAGCGCGGCGGCCAGTGCAGCCAGGGAGGGCGCGCCCGCCGCCGGCGGGGAGCTGCCCGCGCCTTCCGCGGCCCCCGCCACCAGCGCGCTGCAGCAGGGCCTGCGTGGTCTGCACCTCTCCTCCGACCGCCTCCAGGACACCAACCGCCTGAAGCGCTCCTTCTCACTGGACATCAAGTCGGCCTACGCCCCCAGCCGGCGGCCCGACGACCCCGGGCCCCCCGACCCTGGGGAGGCCCCCAAGCTCTGCAAACTGGACAGCCCGTCCGGGGGAGCGCTGGGCCTGCCCTCGCCGGGCCCCGACAGCCCGGACGTGGCGCCGGAGACGCGCCCGCGCCTCCGCCGGCGGCCCCGGCCTCCCGCCGGCTCCCCGGCACGCTCCCCGGCGCACGGCCTCGGCCTGAACTTCGGCGATGCCTCCCGGCAGACTCCGCGGCTCGGCCTCTCGGCCCTGTCGGCACCTGGGCTGCCTGGCCCCGGCCAGCCGGTCGGCCCCGGGAGCTGGGCGCCGCCGCTCGACTCTCCAGGCACGCCGTCGCCCGATGGGCCCTGGTGCTTCAGCCCGGAGGGCGCGCAGGGCGCGGGCGGCGCGCGGTTTGCACCCTTCGGCCGGGCAGGCGCGCAGGGCGCGGGGGGCGGCGACCTGCGGCGGCGGGAGACGGCCAGGGCCGAGGCCCGGGACGCGCGGACCGGCTGGCCGGATGAAACGGCGGCCCCGGAGACGCAGTTCAAGCGCCGAAGCTGCCAGATGGAGTTCGAGGAGGGCATGGTGGAGGGGCGCGCGCGCGGCGAGGAGCTGGCTGCCTTGGGAAAGCAGGCCAGCTTCTCGGGCAGCGTGGAGGTCATCGAGGTGTCCTGA
- the DUSP8 gene encoding dual specificity protein phosphatase 8 isoform X2 has product MRAGDVAAPGRCAPAVRPRTRRPRTLARDRGGSDPYAEGGFATFSSCFPGLCEGKPAALLPMSLSQPCLPVPSVGLTRILPHLYLGSQKDVLNKDLMTQNGISYVLNASNSCPKPDFICESRFMRIPINDNYCEKLLPWLDKSIEFIDKAKLSSCQVIVHCLAGISRSATIAIAYIMKTMGMSSDDAYRFVKDRRPSISPNFNFLGQLLEYERSLKLLAALQGDGAPHPGTPEPLPGPAAPLPPLPPPTSESAATGSAAASAAREGAPAAGGELPAPSAAPATSALQQGLRGLHLSSDRLQDTNRLKRSFSLDIKSAYAPSRRPDDPGPPDPGEAPKLCKLDSPSGGALGLPSPGPDSPDVAPETRPRLRRRPRPPAGSPARSPAHGLGLNFGDASRQTPRLGLSALSAPGLPGPGQPVGPGSWAPPLDSPGTPSPDGPWCFSPEGAQGAGGARFAPFGRAGAQGAGGGDLRRRETARAEARDARTGWPDETAAPETQFKRRSCQMEFEEGMVEGRARGEELAALGKQASFSGSVEVIEVS; this is encoded by the exons ATGCGGGCTGGTGATGTCGCGGCGCCGGGTCGGTGCGCCCCCGCGGTTCGACCCCGCACGCGCCGCCCTCGGACCCTGGCCAGAGACCGCGGCGGGAGCGACCCCTACGCGGAGG ggGGCTTTGCCaccttctcctcctgcttccctGGCCTCTGTGAGGGTAAGCCTGCTGCCCTGCTACCCATGagcctctcccagccctgcctgcctgtgcccagtgtgggcctGACCCGCATCCTGCCTCACCTCTACCTGGGCTCTCAGAAAGATGTCCTGAACAAG GACCTGATGACCCAGAACGGAATAAGCTACGTCCTCAACGCCAGCAACTCTTGCCCCAAGCCGGACTTCATCTGTGAGAGCCGCTTCATGCGCATTCCCATCAACGACAACTACTGCGAGAAGCTGCTGCCTTGGCTGGACAAGTCCATCGAGTTCATCG ATAAAGCTAAGCTGTCCAGCTGCCAAGTCATTGTCCACTGTCTGGCTGGCATCTCCCGCTCAGCCACCATCGCCATCGCTTACATCATGAAGACCATGGGCATGTCCTCCGATGACGCCTACAG gtTCGTGAAGGACCGGCGCCCATCCATTTCGCCCAACTTCAACTTCCTGGGCCAGCTGCTGGAGTATGAGCGCAGCCTGAAGCTGCTGGCTGCCCTGCAGGGTGACGGGGCGCCCCACCCAGGGACGCCCGAGCCCCTCCCGGGCCCTGCCGCCCCACTGCCACCGCTGCCACCACCTACCTCAGAGAGCGCTGCCACCGGGAGCGCGGCGGCCAGTGCAGCCAGGGAGGGCGCGCCCGCCGCCGGCGGGGAGCTGCCCGCGCCTTCCGCGGCCCCCGCCACCAGCGCGCTGCAGCAGGGCCTGCGTGGTCTGCACCTCTCCTCCGACCGCCTCCAGGACACCAACCGCCTGAAGCGCTCCTTCTCACTGGACATCAAGTCGGCCTACGCCCCCAGCCGGCGGCCCGACGACCCCGGGCCCCCCGACCCTGGGGAGGCCCCCAAGCTCTGCAAACTGGACAGCCCGTCCGGGGGAGCGCTGGGCCTGCCCTCGCCGGGCCCCGACAGCCCGGACGTGGCGCCGGAGACGCGCCCGCGCCTCCGCCGGCGGCCCCGGCCTCCCGCCGGCTCCCCGGCACGCTCCCCGGCGCACGGCCTCGGCCTGAACTTCGGCGATGCCTCCCGGCAGACTCCGCGGCTCGGCCTCTCGGCCCTGTCGGCACCTGGGCTGCCTGGCCCCGGCCAGCCGGTCGGCCCCGGGAGCTGGGCGCCGCCGCTCGACTCTCCAGGCACGCCGTCGCCCGATGGGCCCTGGTGCTTCAGCCCGGAGGGCGCGCAGGGCGCGGGCGGCGCGCGGTTTGCACCCTTCGGCCGGGCAGGCGCGCAGGGCGCGGGGGGCGGCGACCTGCGGCGGCGGGAGACGGCCAGGGCCGAGGCCCGGGACGCGCGGACCGGCTGGCCGGATGAAACGGCGGCCCCGGAGACGCAGTTCAAGCGCCGAAGCTGCCAGATGGAGTTCGAGGAGGGCATGGTGGAGGGGCGCGCGCGCGGCGAGGAGCTGGCTGCCTTGGGAAAGCAGGCCAGCTTCTCGGGCAGCGTGGAGGTCATCGAGGTGTCCTGA